The sequence CCGCCAAGGCCTTGAGCGAGGCGGCGCAGGCCGCGGTTCAGGCGTTTCCGCGCCAGGCACTGCATGCCGCGGTTTTGGGGTTTGCCCATCCGGTTACCGGCGAGTCACTCAGATTTGATGCGCCGCTGCCGCAGGATATGGCGGATTTGCTGGCTGCTTTGCGCCAGTAAACTACCAGCAAATATGTGTGTTCAGCCCTGTGATGCAATTCACAGACGGCAGCGGCGGCGCTAACATAGAAGAATTCCACAAGCGGTCCTTGAAAAGGGCTTAGCGCTAACACATATGCGCTAATGTTAAGTCCTTATACATTTTGGGAGGGACACTTTAGATGGCGAATTATGCAAACCTGCCTGCCCCGACGCCCGAAGGCGGCCTAAACCGGTATCTCCAGGAAATCCGCAAGTTTCCACTGCTGGAGCCGGAAGAGGAATATATGCTGGCCAAGCGCTGGGTGGAGGAACAGGATGCGGCCTCGGCCCATAAGATGGTAACATCCCATCTGCGGCTCGCGGCCAAGATCGCCATGGGCTACCGCGGCTATGGCTTGCCGCAGGCCGAAGTGATCTCCGAGGCGAACGTCGGCCTGATGCAGGCTGTGAAACGCTTTGACCCCGAAAAGGGCTTCCGCCTGGCGACCTATGCCATGTGGTGGATCCGCGCCTCGATCCAGGAATACATTCTGCGGTCCTGGTCGCTGGTGAAGCTGGGCACCACTTCGGCGCAAAAGAAACTGTTCTTCAACCTGCGCAAAGCCAAGGCCCGCATCGGCGCGCTGGAAGACGGCGACCTGCGCCCCGAGAACGTCAAGCGGATTGCCACCGACCTCGGCGTGACCGAGGACGAGGTGATCTCGATGAACCGCCGCATGTCCGGCGGCGACGCCTCGCTCAACGCTACTGTCGGCTCCGAGGGCGAGGGCACCATGCAGTGGCAGGACTGGCTGGAGGATGAGGACGCCGACCAGGCCAGCGATTACGAGGCCCGCGATGAGTTGGAGGCGCGGCGCGAGCTGCTGGCCGAGGCGCTGGATGTGCTGAACGACCGCGAGAAGGACATCCTGACCCAGCGCCGCCTGATGGATCAGGCGGTGACGCTCGAGGATCTGAGCTCGCAGTATAATGTCAGCCGTGAACGCATCCGCCAGATCGAGGTGCGGGCGTTCGAAAAGCTGCAGAAGAAAATGCGTGAACTGGCGAGCGAAAAGGGCATGCTGTCCAGCGTCTGACCGCAGTTTCCCGCGGAAAATAGTCAAAGGCGGTGCCGCGGCACCGCCTTTTTTCGTGCGCCGGGCTGCTGGCCGTTGTGCTGGCTTTACGGCAGGAGTGTTTCCCCAATGTTTCGCGCGCGAAACATTGGGTCAGTCTGGCTGACCTGAAAGGCTGGCGGATGCTGGCAGGATAACCTGTCTGGCGCGTGGCTGGCTGCTGCGGGGCTGGGTGCGCTCAAGCTGGATGGGGAGGGCTGGCGGAATTGCTGGCTGAGGGGCTGGCGCGTGGCCGGCTGAAATCACTCTGGTGGCGGGCGTCGCTGGCGGTCTGGCTGTCCCGGAGGATGGCTGGTGCGCTGGCTGCTTGCGGCCTGGTGAGTCTGGCTTGCTTGCAATTTCTGCATTCTGTGTATCGGGGAATAAGCGGGTCGTCAATGGAAAATGTAATAAAATCATATAGTTGACAGATTTGCTCGGATATTGCCGCCGCAGGGCACTGGTCAGGGCGGCTGTCCGGCCCTACATTCACATCCTCTGGCACAGGAGGAGGAGCCATGGCAGGCGGCTGGGCACAGGATGGTGCGGTGAATGAGCAGATCGAAGCCTCGATCAATGATGAGCTGGCACGGTTGAAGGCGCAGAAACGCCCGGTGGGCGAAAGCCTGACCCATTGCGCCGAGTGCGAGGAGCCGATCCCCGAGAAGCGCCGCGCGGCCATCCCGGGCGTGAAGCTGTGCATCGACTGCCAGCAGGAACGCGACGGCGCGCATCAGTCGCGCAGCGGCATCAACCGGCGCGGCTCCAAGGACAGCCAGCTGAAATAAGCGCTGCCTGCGATTGGTCGCGCTCTTACCGCCGTCTGCGCCGCAGCCACCGGCGGATCAGCTTGATGTCCATGGCGGCGACCAGCACGCCAAGCGGGATCATCCAGAAGCCGAGGACCGGCAGAAACCCGAACACCCCGCCAACAATCAGCAGGATGCCCAGCAGCAGCCTCAGCCCGCGCGGCACATGCGCGCGCACCCAGGCAAAGAAGGGGCGGAAACGGTCCCTGAAATTATCCTTCCCGGCCACCTAGCGCTCCGCCGCGAGGCCCATCCGCAGAATGTGCTGCGGGCCGGCGAGACCGTGGGGGTTGATGCCGCCGGTATCGGCAAAACCGCCCTTCAGGTAGCAGCGGACGGCGCCGTGGTTCTGCATGTTGACCGTCAGCACCACAGCGCGGCGGTCAGGGTAGCAGGCGGGCAGGTAGGCTTTCAGTGCCGCCACGGCTGCGGTGGCATAACCTTTGCCCTGATCATCGCTGTGGATCATAAAGGCGCGCAGGCCCAGCTCATCCGCTTGGGCAAACTCATAGGTCTCGTGATACAGCCGGTCGATCTTAAAGAAGCCCACCGCGCGGCTGCTGTCGAGGATGGCGTGAAAATCCACGCCTTCCTCATTCTCTTCAAACGCCTGCGCCACCGTGCCGGAATACCGCACCTGATCCGGTTCCACCTGGATGCGGGAAACCAGATCAAATTCGCTGCGGGCCACCGCACGCAGGGAGAGGCGCATCAGTCCTCCATCGCCTCCAGCTCATCAATGAAGCCGGAAATCATGCTGAGGCCCTTGTCCCAGAACTTGGGGTCAGTGGCATCAAGACCGAAGGGCGCCAGCAGCTCCTTGTGGTGCTTGGAGCCGCCCGCCTTGAGCATCTCGAAATACTTGTCCTCGAACCCTTCGCCGCCCTCGGCGTAGACCGAGTAGAGCGCGTTCACGAGGCCATCGCCGAAGGCATAGGCATAGACGTAGAAGGGCGAATGCACGAAGTGGGGGATGTAGGCCCAGAAGGTCTCATAGCCTTCCATGTAATCAAATGCCGGGCCGAGCGATTCCGCCTGCACCGACATCCAGATGGCGTTGATGTCATCCGGTGTCAGCTCACCCCCGGCGCGGGCTTCGTGCAGTTTGCATTCAAAGTCATAGAAAGCGATCTGGCGCACCACCGTGTTGATCATGTCCTCGACCTTGCCCGCCAGCAGCACCTTGCGCTGCTCTTTGGTTTCGGCCTTGTCCAGCATCTTGCGGAAAGTCAGCATCTCGCCGAAGACAGACGCGGTTTCCGCCAGCGTCAGCGGGGTGGAAGACAGCATCTCGCCCTGATCCGCCGCCAGCACCTGGTGCACACCGTGGCCCAGTTCGTGCGCCAGGGTCATCACGTCGCGCGGTTTGCCCAGGTAGTTGAGCATCACATAGGGGTGCACGTTGGTGACCGTCGGATGGGCAAAGGCGCCCGGCGCCTTGCCGGGTTTCACGCCTGCGTCGATCCAGCCGTCGGAGAAGAACGGCGCGGCGATCTCGCCCATGCGGGGATCAAAGGCGTTGTAGGCCTCCATCACGGTTTTTTCGGCCTCGTCCCAGCCAATGGTGCGAGTGTCCTCCAGCGGCAGCGGCGCGTTGCGGTCCCAGACCTGCATCACGTCCAGCCCCAGCCATTTGCGCTTCAGCTCATAGTAGCGGTGGCTGAGCTTGGGGTAGGCGGCAACCACCGCCTCGCGCAGCGCTTCGACCACTTCGGGCTCCACATCGTTGGAGAGGTGGCGGCCGGTCTGCGGGCTGGGCATGCCGCGCCAGCGGTCGATGATTTCCTTTTCCTTGGCTTGCGTGTTGTGGACGCGGGCAAAGGTCTTGATGTTTTCACCAAACACGCGCGCCAGCTCGCGGGCCGCGGCCTCGCGCTTGCTGCGGTCCTGCTCGGTCAGCAGGTTCAGGGTGCCTTCGATGTTCAGTTCTTCGCCATCGACGGTAAAGGTCAGGCCCGCGATGGTTTCGTCAAACAGCTTTTCCCAGGCGTCGCCGACGATGCCAAGGTCGTGCATGAATTTCTCCAGTTCATCCGACAGCTGGTAAGGCTTCATCGCGCGGATGCGGCGGAACACGCTGGCATAGCGGGCGAGCTCAGCATTGGCGTCCAGATGCGCCTGCATCGCGTCATCTTCGATGCGGTTCAGTTCCAGCGTGAAGAACACCAGCGGGGTGGTGGCGATGGTCACCTTTTCCTGGCAGTCCGACAGGAAGGCGGCGCGGTCCGCGTCGGTGGTCAGCTGGTAATAGCGCAGGCCCGCATAGGACATGATGCGGCCGGCGATGTTGTTGATCTTCTCGTTGCGCTGCACGCATTCCAGCAGGCCGTCGGCATCCAGATCCGCCAGCTTGCCTTCGTAATCGGCGGCAAAGGCAGCGCATTCCTGCTCCAGCCAGTCCAGATCGCGGGCCAGTTCGGGGGCGTCCTCGGAGGTGTAAAGGTCGCTGAGGTCCCACTCCGGCAAGTTGCCGAGGCCGCCGGAACCGGCGGTGGCGTTTGCGTCGCGGACGGGGAAGGGAAGCTGGAACATGGGGGCTCCTGTTATGAGAAATGCTTTGACCCAACATCTAAGCGGCGGCTTGCGGGATCACAAGCAGCCGGGGGCGGATCAGCGCAGGAGAATGACAGAGCCGGGTAACGGCCGGGTAAAAGGGGCGCGCGCTGGACGGGCAACGGGATGCCGCGGGGTGTCAGCCGCCGTGCTGCTCAAACAGACGGCACATGCGGGAAAACACATGGGCGCGGATGTCCGGGGTTTCCATCATCACCTCGTGCTGGCCGCCCTTGATTAGGTCCAGCTCGCCGCCGGGCCAGCGGTCCATGCGGTCGTGGATCGCCTCGCAGTTGACGATCTGCTCTTCGGTGCCCAGGAAGGTGATGCAGGGCAGGGCGGGAGAGGGCTGCTGCGCCAGCCAGGCGCATTCTTCCAGGCTGACGCGCAGCCATTGGATGGTGGGGCCGCCAAGCGCAAGGTCCGGCTGCGCCGCCAGCTGGGCATGCATCATCCGGTACATCTCCGGATCGGTGGTCAGCGTGTTGCCTTCAAACGGGGTGATCTGGACGTATTGCTCCAGCGCGGTGGTCGGCAGCAGCCGCTCGTGCAGGCGCAGATAGGGCGCGATGCCGCTGAGGACGCGCACCAGCGGGCGCATCAGCGGCGGGATCTGGATGCCCCACATCGGGCCGGTGAAGCAGCAGGCATTCACGTCCAGCCCTTCGATCAGCGCCCGCAGGCCGATGGCGCCGCCCATGGAATGACCCACCAGAAACCATGGCCTGGGCAGCTCCAGCTGTTCCGCCAGCGCCGCGAGCGCCTTCACGTCTTTCTGGAAATCGGTGAAATGGCCCACGTGGCCCAGCCTGCGTTCGGCCAGCATCCGCCCGGCCAGCCCCTGGCCGCGCCAGTCCACCGTCAGGGTGGCAAAGCCGCGGGCGGCAAACTCTGCCGCGGCCAGCCCGTATTTCTCAACATATTCGGTGCGCCCGGGGAACAGCAGGACCGTGCCCTTGCCCGCCCCCTCAGGACGCCAATGGCCTGCGCGGATGCGCAGGCCGTCAGTGGTCTGCACCCAATGGGCCGCGCCATTTGCAGGCCCCTGCGCGATCTCCGCGAACAGGGGTGCAGGCTGCAGCTCCACCGGGGCGCCGTCCATCAGGCCAGTGCCGAAGCCAGCTTCATCGCGGCACCCATGTCGCCGTCGATGGTCAGCTTGCCGGACATGAAGGCAGCGGTCGGGTTCAGCTCGCCGTCCAGGATCGACTGGAAGGTATCGGCGTCCGCGGTCATGGTCACATCCGCCTCTTCGTCGCCGACACGGGCGCCGGCGCCGTCCAGCATGATGGCGCCCAGGCCTTCGATCTGGAATTTCGCAGTGGAATCGAATTCGCCTGCGTCCAGTTTGCCGTTCAGGGCCTCTGCCGCCTGTTCAAGGGTAACGCTCATATCGGTCCTCAATCTGTTTTGCGCGCTTATAGCACAAACCTGTGAAGCATGTGCATCCAATACTGGAAAATGCGGCGCGCGGGATTACACTGGGGGCATCATGCTGGCAAATTTCCCAAAGCTCAAAGCTATCGTGGCGGCAACGGCGGCCGCAGTCACCTTTTTCCTGCCCGGGCAGGCTATGGCCCAGGGCCTGTCTGCCGATGTGCTGCTGCAAGACCTGGCCTTGGCCGAAGCAACGGAAGCTGCGGCGATTGACCGCGAGCTTCAGGCGCTGTGGGCGAGGAGCGGCTCGCCGTCGATGGACCTGCTCTTGCGGCGCGGCACCGACGCGATGGAGCGCGGGGATTTGCAGCAGGCGGCGGAGCATTTGACGGCGCTGACAGATCATGCGCCGGAATTCGCCCGGGGCTGGTATGAGCGCGCGCGGGTCTATTTCGCGATGGGGCTTTACGGCCCGTCAGTTGCCGACCTAGAGCGCGCGCTGGCCTTGAATCCCCGGGATTACAACGCCATCTACGCGCTGGGCGCGCTGTTCGAACAGTTCCGTGAGCCTGAGCGCGCCTATCAGGCCTACCTGCGCGCCAAGGCTATACATCCGCACCACGAGGAAGTAAGCAGCGCCCTCGAACGTCTGAAGCCCTCGGTCGAGGGCAGGGAACTCTAAGCCCTTTCGGGGGCGGGGGCTGAAGCAATGGCAAGCGCATCGCGGATCGTGGCCGTTCTGGGCCCGACCAATACCGGCAAAACCCATTACGCCATCGAACGCATGCTGGGCTACCGCACCGGTGTGATGGGGTTCCCGCTGCGCCTGCTGGCGCGGGAGGTCTATGACAAGGTGGTTGCCGCCCGCGGGCCCTCCGTCGTGGCGCTGGTCACCGGCGAGGAACGCATTGTGCCGCCGCGGGCGCAGTACTGGATCTGCACCGTGGAGGCGATGCCCGAGGGCATGGGCTGCGACTTCCTGGCGATCGACGAGATCCAGCTGTGCGCCGACCCGGAGCGCGGCCATGTCTTCACCGACCGGCTGCTGCGGGCCCGCGGCACGCTGGAGACGCTGTTCCTGGGGGCTGACACCATGCGCGGGCCGATTTCGGCACTGGTGCCGGGTGTCGAATTCCACCGCCGCGAGCGGATGTCCGATCTGGTCTATGCAGGTTCGAAAAAGATAAGCCGGATGCCGCAGCGCACCGCGATTGTCGGGTTTTCTGTTGATAACGTCTATGCAATTGCCGAGCTGATCCGCCGCCAGAAGGGTGGCGCAGCGGTGGTGATGGGGGCGCTGTCCCCGCGCACGCGCAACGCCCAGGTGGCGCTGTATCAGAATGGCGAGGTCGACTATCTGGTCGCCACCGATGCCATCGGCATGGGGCTGAACCTTGACATCGATCATGTGGCGTTTTCCTCCACCACCAAGTTCGACGGCCGCCGGATGCGCCCGCTGGCCCCCAATGAGCTGGCGCAGATCGCAGGCCGCGCAGGCCGGGGGATGAGCCACGGCACGTTCGGCGTCACCGGTGATGCCCGGCCGCTGGACGAGGGCACCGCCTCGGCCATCATGAACCACCAGTTCACGCCGCTGAAAAAGCTCAACTGGCGCTCAGCGGACTTGCAGTTCGGCACGGTTGAGGCGCTGATCAACTCGCTCGAATCAAGCCCCTCGAACGAGCACCTGACCAAGGCGCGTGAGGCCGACGACCTGGGCGCGCTGAAAATGCTGTCGCGCGAATCCTCCATCATCGCCCGCACCACCAATGCGCAATCGGTGAAACTGCTGTGGGACGTGTGCCGGATTCCGGACTTCCGCGGCATCAGCCATGCGGAACATTCGTCGCTTCTGGGCGTTATATTCGAGCACCTTCACGGCGGCGGCGTGGTGCCGGACGACTGGATGGCCCGCCAGATCAAGCGGATTGACCGGACCGACGGCAACATAGATACCCTGTCCAAGCGTCTGGCCTTTATCCGGACGTGGACATATGTCGCGCAGCGGAATGGCTGGCTGCGTGACGAAAGCCATTGGCGCGGGGAGACGCGCGCTGTAGAAGACAGATTGTCAGACGCGCTGCACGAGCGCTTGACTCAGCGATTTGTGGACCGGCGCACATCCGTGCTTCTGCGCCGGCTCAAACAGAAGGAGGCCCTTTTGGCCGAAGTGAATGACAAGGGTGAAGTGACGGTCGAAGGCGAATTCGTCGGCCGTCTGGAAGGGTTCCGGTTCAGCCCGGACAAAGGTGCGCAGGGTGCCGAGGCAAAAGCCTTGAAAGCGGCCTCGCTGCAGGCTTTGGCGCCGCAATTCCATCTGCGTGCGGACCGGTTCTATAACGCGCCTGATACCGAGATCGATTTTACCGAACAGGGCGGCCTGATGTGGGGCGGCGATGCGGTGGGCAAGCTGGTGGCTGGCGCAGACGCGCTAAGCCCGCAGATCGAGGTGTTCGTCGACGAAGCGGCGGGGCCTGATGTCGCCCAGAAGGTTGAGCGCCGCCTGCTGCATTTCATCACCCGCAAGATCAACGCTCTGTTCGAGCCGCTGCTGAACCTGCAGAAGGACGAAGAGCTGTCCGGCCTGGCCCGCGGTTTTGCCTTCCGGATGGTCGAAAACCTCGGCGTGCTGCCGCGTGCAGGCGTTGCGCAAGAGGTCAAGGACCTGGACCAGGACGCCCGCGGCGCCCTGCGCAAGCATGGCATCCGCTTTGGCCAGTTCACCATCTTCATGCCGCTGCTGCTGAAGCCCGCGCCGACCCGTCTGCGCCTGGTGCTGTGGTCGCTGGCCAATGGC is a genomic window of Leisingera caerulea DSM 24564 containing:
- the rpoH gene encoding RNA polymerase sigma factor RpoH encodes the protein MANYANLPAPTPEGGLNRYLQEIRKFPLLEPEEEYMLAKRWVEEQDAASAHKMVTSHLRLAAKIAMGYRGYGLPQAEVISEANVGLMQAVKRFDPEKGFRLATYAMWWIRASIQEYILRSWSLVKLGTTSAQKKLFFNLRKAKARIGALEDGDLRPENVKRIATDLGVTEDEVISMNRRMSGGDASLNATVGSEGEGTMQWQDWLEDEDADQASDYEARDELEARRELLAEALDVLNDREKDILTQRRLMDQAVTLEDLSSQYNVSRERIRQIEVRAFEKLQKKMRELASEKGMLSSV
- a CDS encoding M3 family oligoendopeptidase encodes the protein MFQLPFPVRDANATAGSGGLGNLPEWDLSDLYTSEDAPELARDLDWLEQECAAFAADYEGKLADLDADGLLECVQRNEKINNIAGRIMSYAGLRYYQLTTDADRAAFLSDCQEKVTIATTPLVFFTLELNRIEDDAMQAHLDANAELARYASVFRRIRAMKPYQLSDELEKFMHDLGIVGDAWEKLFDETIAGLTFTVDGEELNIEGTLNLLTEQDRSKREAAARELARVFGENIKTFARVHNTQAKEKEIIDRWRGMPSPQTGRHLSNDVEPEVVEALREAVVAAYPKLSHRYYELKRKWLGLDVMQVWDRNAPLPLEDTRTIGWDEAEKTVMEAYNAFDPRMGEIAAPFFSDGWIDAGVKPGKAPGAFAHPTVTNVHPYVMLNYLGKPRDVMTLAHELGHGVHQVLAADQGEMLSSTPLTLAETASVFGEMLTFRKMLDKAETKEQRKVLLAGKVEDMINTVVRQIAFYDFECKLHEARAGGELTPDDINAIWMSVQAESLGPAFDYMEGYETFWAYIPHFVHSPFYVYAYAFGDGLVNALYSVYAEGGEGFEDKYFEMLKAGGSKHHKELLAPFGLDATDPKFWDKGLSMISGFIDELEAMED
- a CDS encoding DksA/TraR family C4-type zinc finger protein yields the protein MAGGWAQDGAVNEQIEASINDELARLKAQKRPVGESLTHCAECEEPIPEKRRAAIPGVKLCIDCQQERDGAHQSRSGINRRGSKDSQLK
- a CDS encoding alpha/beta fold hydrolase, with protein sequence MDGAPVELQPAPLFAEIAQGPANGAAHWVQTTDGLRIRAGHWRPEGAGKGTVLLFPGRTEYVEKYGLAAAEFAARGFATLTVDWRGQGLAGRMLAERRLGHVGHFTDFQKDVKALAALAEQLELPRPWFLVGHSMGGAIGLRALIEGLDVNACCFTGPMWGIQIPPLMRPLVRVLSGIAPYLRLHERLLPTTALEQYVQITPFEGNTLTTDPEMYRMMHAQLAAQPDLALGGPTIQWLRVSLEECAWLAQQPSPALPCITFLGTEEQIVNCEAIHDRMDRWPGGELDLIKGGQHEVMMETPDIRAHVFSRMCRLFEQHGG
- a CDS encoding tetratricopeptide repeat protein, with amino-acid sequence MLANFPKLKAIVAATAAAVTFFLPGQAMAQGLSADVLLQDLALAEATEAAAIDRELQALWARSGSPSMDLLLRRGTDAMERGDLQQAAEHLTALTDHAPEFARGWYERARVYFAMGLYGPSVADLERALALNPRDYNAIYALGALFEQFREPERAYQAYLRAKAIHPHHEEVSSALERLKPSVEGREL
- a CDS encoding helicase-related protein, with the protein product MASASRIVAVLGPTNTGKTHYAIERMLGYRTGVMGFPLRLLAREVYDKVVAARGPSVVALVTGEERIVPPRAQYWICTVEAMPEGMGCDFLAIDEIQLCADPERGHVFTDRLLRARGTLETLFLGADTMRGPISALVPGVEFHRRERMSDLVYAGSKKISRMPQRTAIVGFSVDNVYAIAELIRRQKGGAAVVMGALSPRTRNAQVALYQNGEVDYLVATDAIGMGLNLDIDHVAFSSTTKFDGRRMRPLAPNELAQIAGRAGRGMSHGTFGVTGDARPLDEGTASAIMNHQFTPLKKLNWRSADLQFGTVEALINSLESSPSNEHLTKAREADDLGALKMLSRESSIIARTTNAQSVKLLWDVCRIPDFRGISHAEHSSLLGVIFEHLHGGGVVPDDWMARQIKRIDRTDGNIDTLSKRLAFIRTWTYVAQRNGWLRDESHWRGETRAVEDRLSDALHERLTQRFVDRRTSVLLRRLKQKEALLAEVNDKGEVTVEGEFVGRLEGFRFSPDKGAQGAEAKALKAASLQALAPQFHLRADRFYNAPDTEIDFTEQGGLMWGGDAVGKLVAGADALSPQIEVFVDEAAGPDVAQKVERRLLHFITRKINALFEPLLNLQKDEELSGLARGFAFRMVENLGVLPRAGVAQEVKDLDQDARGALRKHGIRFGQFTIFMPLLLKPAPTRLRLVLWSLANGLQDFPEAPPPGLVTVPSIKDAPEGYDTMCGYRAAGERMIRIDMLERLADMLRGEDSRGGFEAKADMLSITGMTLDQFADLMQGLGYKAEKGERLKVKPVDAVVTETGTPSEDKPVMDAAAEVENTPAAAPVEDGETAPADVPEGTEAIEDAGVAPVAEEPAEPVAEAPVPETAADETPVGEAADAAVDAPEMEVFYTFTWGGTRGGRQGGQRQQNRRAQGDDKPGGKGKPRGGKAGGEGGRGKPGRKGGPRQDKGAKTYSSRPAKKEKQIDPDNPFAAALMGLKQGD
- a CDS encoding GNAT family N-acetyltransferase, with the protein product MRLSLRAVARSEFDLVSRIQVEPDQVRYSGTVAQAFEENEEGVDFHAILDSSRAVGFFKIDRLYHETYEFAQADELGLRAFMIHSDDQGKGYATAAVAALKAYLPACYPDRRAVVLTVNMQNHGAVRCYLKGGFADTGGINPHGLAGPQHILRMGLAAER
- a CDS encoding SCP2 sterol-binding domain-containing protein encodes the protein MSVTLEQAAEALNGKLDAGEFDSTAKFQIEGLGAIMLDGAGARVGDEEADVTMTADADTFQSILDGELNPTAAFMSGKLTIDGDMGAAMKLASALA